From Euwallacea similis isolate ESF13 chromosome 11, ESF131.1, whole genome shotgun sequence, the proteins below share one genomic window:
- the LOC136412288 gene encoding uncharacterized protein: MEGKSTGEKLGILLKHIKEMSRLKNLFRPQLEGNGLINAATLMTNRDRVISEVRKYKAMQWSLHCIDPKVKAGILKRGLIQSLITIIPHVCIYFATEGEVQTRLLSAYVSKLVHMYDSSSIQVNQPLYHRKVYWDLSIIFNRHLELKRLYMDNEELITSVGLKYIIPGIFSYTCNLFEFVQVILRIINNALNQSSFQWRNYYREICKLPWYTWTVANRKTYLLILMGSSKTTKIRIINQISVNYNLLMQIFKYLYTSGNAARNLYKKKGESR; encoded by the exons ATGGAGGGCAAAAGCACTGGAGAAAAACTGGGGATCCTCTTAAAGCACATCAAAGAAATGAGTCGCCtaaagaatttatttagaCCACAATTAGAAGGTAAC GGATTAATTAACGCAGCTACTCTGATGACTAATAGAGATAGAGTAATTAGCGAAGTCAGGAAATACAAGGCTATGCAGTGGTCTTTACACTGCATAGACCCGAAAGTCAAAGCTGGCATTTTAAAAAGAGGCCTAATTCAATCTCTCATCA CAATTATTCCTCACGTATGCATTTATTTCGCTACAGAAGGGGAAGTCCAAACGAGATTGCTTTCGGCCTATGTCAGCAAGCTGGTTCATATGTATGATTCAAGTTCTATACAAGTAAATCAACCATTATATCACCGAAAAGTTTATTGGGATCTATCGATCATTTTTAATCGACATTTGGAGTTAAAAAG ACTCTACATGGACAACGAAGAACTTATTACTTCTGTTGGTTTGAAGTACATAATACCAGGAATATTCTCTTACACATGTAACTTATTCGAATTTGTTCAG GTCATATTAAGAATCATCAATAATGCTTTAAATCAGTCATCATTTCAGTGGAGGAACTACTACAGGGAAATCTGTAAACTGCCATGGTATACCTGGACTGTCGCCAATAGGAAGACTTATCTGCTGATCCTTATGGGATCTTCTAAAACTACGAAGATAAGGatcataaatcaaatttccgtaaattataatttgctAATGCAG ATATTTAAGTATCTCTACACTTCAGGAAACGCAGCTCGCAACCTTTATAAGAAAAAGGGCGAATCTCGATGA